A single region of the Grus americana isolate bGruAme1 chromosome 3, bGruAme1.mat, whole genome shotgun sequence genome encodes:
- the LOC129205238 gene encoding carbohydrate sulfotransferase 9-like isoform X1 has product MGTETCFTSKTELFAMQGWSPLSYSSSSFTSYPFHTGITGKEPATASCGGVLARGKSMLWAFLTPLFKWCFPGDLAPKAEEGFPLTLDTFLHVQQLRKKRLRAFCSRSGKVTMLPRSREERAHLLSSLRVSSKLDLLYCQVPSTGMEEWQRLLQKLEKENVTLPVPLPYPWRHVPETQLSKYNLTEIEAMLGSYTKVLFVRDPFQRLISMFMQGMGSSPSFSSFVQDILDSEQHNTSTAWKPLISLCRPCLVQYDYVVMFGFLRQELGHLLRRAGLPVDSLLREFTDTQAQWTYSWLSEQMFSELSLQQKQQLSHFYRWDLAAFPFSSSFLSGLLSTPET; this is encoded by the coding sequence ATGGGGACAGAAACCTGTTTCACCAGCAAAACCGAGCTCTTTGCCATGCAGGGCTGGTCTCCCCTCTCCTACTCATCTTCTTCGTTCACATCATATCCTTTCCACACCGGAATAACTGGAAAAGAACCTGCCACAGCGTCCTGCGGTGGGGTGCTGGCTCGGGGCAAAAGTATGCTATGGGCTTTCCTCACCCCCCTCTTCAAATGGTGTTTCCCAGGTGACCTGGCCCCCAAGGCAGAGGAGGGCTTCCCTTTGACACTGGACACCTTCCTTCACGTTCAGCAGCTCAGGAAGAAGAGACTGAGAGCTTTCTGCAGCCGATCAGGTAAAGTCACCATGCTGCCGAGGAGCCGGGAGGAGAGAGCCCACCTGCTCTCAAGTTTGAGGGTAAGCAGCAAGTTGGACCTCCTCTACTGCCAAGTGCCATCGACAGGGATGGAGGAATGGCAGCGGCTTTTGCAGAAGCTAGAGAAGGAAAACGTGACTCTCCCGGTGCCGCTTCCCTACCCTTGGCGGCACGTTCCGGAGACACAACTGAGCAAGTACAACCTGACAGAGATAGAGGCCATGTTAGGGTCCTACACCAAAGTGCTCTTTGTCAGGGACCCTTTCCAGAGGCTGATCTCCATGTTCATGCAAGGCATGGGCAGCAGCCCTTCCTTCAGCAGCTTTGTTCAGGACATTTTAGACAGTGAACAGCACAACACCAGTACAGCTTGGAAACCGCTCATCAGCCTCTGCCGACCCTGTCTCGTCCAGTATGACTACGTGGTGATGTTTGGTTTCctcaggcaggagctgggtcATCTGCTGCGGCGAGCCGGGCTGCCTGTGGACAGCCTCCTCCGCGAGTTCACCGACACCCAAGCACAGTGGACGTACAGCTGGTTATCAGAGCAGATGTTCAGCGAGCTGTCCCTCCAACAGAAGCAGCAACTGTCTCATTTCTACCGCTGGGATCTTGCTGCTTTCCCATTTTCTAGCAGTTTTCTGTCAGGCCTCCTCAGCACCCCAGAGACCTAG
- the LOC129205238 gene encoding carbohydrate sulfotransferase 9-like isoform X2, whose translation MRFLPRLIISATLGIATFLTWRLLLRSLAAGQGGDLAPKAEEGFPLTLDTFLHVQQLRKKRLRAFCSRSGKVTMLPRSREERAHLLSSLRVSSKLDLLYCQVPSTGMEEWQRLLQKLEKENVTLPVPLPYPWRHVPETQLSKYNLTEIEAMLGSYTKVLFVRDPFQRLISMFMQGMGSSPSFSSFVQDILDSEQHNTSTAWKPLISLCRPCLVQYDYVVMFGFLRQELGHLLRRAGLPVDSLLREFTDTQAQWTYSWLSEQMFSELSLQQKQQLSHFYRWDLAAFPFSSSFLSGLLSTPET comes from the exons ATGCGTTTCCTTCCTCGCCTCATCATCTCGGCCACCCTGGGCATCGCCACCTTCCTGACCTGGAGGCTGCTTCTCCGGAGCCTGGCCGCCGGCCAAGGAG GTGACCTGGCCCCCAAGGCAGAGGAGGGCTTCCCTTTGACACTGGACACCTTCCTTCACGTTCAGCAGCTCAGGAAGAAGAGACTGAGAGCTTTCTGCAGCCGATCAGGTAAAGTCACCATGCTGCCGAGGAGCCGGGAGGAGAGAGCCCACCTGCTCTCAAGTTTGAGGGTAAGCAGCAAGTTGGACCTCCTCTACTGCCAAGTGCCATCGACAGGGATGGAGGAATGGCAGCGGCTTTTGCAGAAGCTAGAGAAGGAAAACGTGACTCTCCCGGTGCCGCTTCCCTACCCTTGGCGGCACGTTCCGGAGACACAACTGAGCAAGTACAACCTGACAGAGATAGAGGCCATGTTAGGGTCCTACACCAAAGTGCTCTTTGTCAGGGACCCTTTCCAGAGGCTGATCTCCATGTTCATGCAAGGCATGGGCAGCAGCCCTTCCTTCAGCAGCTTTGTTCAGGACATTTTAGACAGTGAACAGCACAACACCAGTACAGCTTGGAAACCGCTCATCAGCCTCTGCCGACCCTGTCTCGTCCAGTATGACTACGTGGTGATGTTTGGTTTCctcaggcaggagctgggtcATCTGCTGCGGCGAGCCGGGCTGCCTGTGGACAGCCTCCTCCGCGAGTTCACCGACACCCAAGCACAGTGGACGTACAGCTGGTTATCAGAGCAGATGTTCAGCGAGCTGTCCCTCCAACAGAAGCAGCAACTGTCTCATTTCTACCGCTGGGATCTTGCTGCTTTCCCATTTTCTAGCAGTTTTCTGTCAGGCCTCCTCAGCACCCCAGAGACCTAG